The Brachionichthys hirsutus isolate HB-005 chromosome 3, CSIRO-AGI_Bhir_v1, whole genome shotgun sequence genome has a window encoding:
- the ifnlr1 gene encoding interferon lambda receptor 1 yields the protein MEVWSIKVLVLFCYACLSTGSGKVHFVSRNFNNTLHWDAAQPAFPEEDITYSVEYRSDADNQTFVRKEGCQNIAALSCDLTAETPSLHDVHYRAKVLVNGRLHGKTDTRLSPIKHTVLGPPILSTRTTVSSLHVNVTLPLGPNGVSVADIIAKSKNGPFVSGIVYVLRITHPEWAAQVDDSTTGRFIIGLKNNRTEYRGYVVYKPSVEWGRSESEKTAFTVTLPGDPLMFLPWILITAGLLAAVAIASAVCVCNYAKGGKPNGMPQHLALTSVTQPRILQSLDKNLILSKPEFCTRSDQTVYATILVRPNVSSVGVGGYSPQDIPCRVWQGSDGSSVVTGAHGSSPNPEDVSAQSSDIYSVVAVPPEDGDIQQATIAGREATNQPLLCSYPDKAGLSAKLSSHGVAQLPAPHRFDSDPARTLLLDAVRDDNGQLVLHSLAFQLQSCPEDTGRKLLLSDLIESKKEGTSLHSSDSSEWSDSGCDDGALNSPVESYCSTRRRASQLAVSYLRQERRSAPSGDACETGYKQNWMPAVVPGPASRDGSEYERTNCSWAWSSLRNKDEGEEEEDRGEERSMETLLGGWVLEMPE from the exons ATGGAGGTGTGGTCTATTAAGGTCCTCGTCCTCTTCTGTTACG CGTGTCTTTCCACTGGCAGCGGGAAAGTGCACTTTGTCTCCAGGAACTTTAACAACACACTTCACTGGGACGCTGCACAGCCTGCCTTCCCCGAGGAAGACATCACCTACAGCGTCGAGTACCGGAG CGATGCCGACAATCAGACCTTTGTCCGAAAAGAAGGCTGTCAGAACATCGCTGCTCTGTCCTGCGACCTGACTGCGGAGACGCCGTCGCTTCACGACGTTCACTACAGGGCGAAGGTTCTCGTTAACGGCCGCCTTCACGGCAAAACGGATACCAGGCTCTCGCCTATAAAGCACA CTGTTCTCGGACCGCCCATCTTATCCACGCGCACAACGGTCTCGTCCCTGCATGTGAATGTCACCCTGCCCTTGGGGCCAAACGGAGTTTCTGTTGCAGACATCATCGCTAAGAGCAAGAACGGACCCTTCGTCAGTGGGATTGTTTACGTCTTAAGAATCACACACCCAGAGTGGGCTGCGCAG GTGGACGACTCCACGACGGGCCGCTTCATTATCGGCTTGAAGAACAACCGCACCGAGTACCGCGGCTACGTGGTCTACAAGCCGTCTGTAGAATGGGGTCGTTCGGAAAGCGAGAAGACGGCCTTCACCGTCACGCTGCCAG GTGATCCTCTGATGTTTCTGCCATGGATTCTCATAACTGCGGGTCTTCTTGCAGCTGTTGCCATAGcgtcagctgtgtgtgtgtgcaactaTGCAAAGGGTGGGAAGCCAAACGGCATGCCACAGCATTTG GCACTGACTTCCGTCACCCAACCCAGGATACTGCAGTCTCTGGATAAGAATCTCATCCTCTCAAAGCCAGAATTCTGCACTCGTAGTGACCAAACGGTCTATGCGACGATCCTGGTGAGACCAAACGTGTCCTCGGTTGGGGTCGGAGGCTACTCCCCGCAGGACATCCCCTGCCGAGTCTGGCAAGGAAGCGACGGCTCCTCTGTGGTGACTGGTGCGCACGGTTCAAGCCCAAATCCTGAGGACGTCAGCGCCCAGTCCTCAGACATTTACAGTGTTGTGGCCGTCCCTCCCGAGGACGGAGACATCCAGCAGGCTACCATTGCAGGCAGAGAAGCCACCAACCAACCGTTATTATGCAGCTATCCGGATAAAGCCGGGCTGAGTGCAAAGCTGAGCTCGCATGGAGTTGCACAATTACCTGCTCCGCACCGTTTTGACAGCGATCCGGCCAGGACACTGCTGCTGGACGCGGTGCGAGACGACAACGGACAGCTGGTGCTGCATTCACTCGCCTTTCAGTTACAGAGCTGCCCggaagacacggggagaaaacTTCTCCTGTCCGACCTCATAGAATCCAAGAAGGAGGGGACGTCGCTGCATAGCTCGGACAGCTCGGAATGGTCGGACTCTGGCTGCGATGACGGCGCTCTAAACTCCCCGGTCGAGTCGTACTGCAGCACCCGTCGTCGCGCATCTCAACTGGCTGTTTCTTATTTACGTCAGGAGCGTCGGAGCGCTCCATCCGGGGACGCGTGTGAAACGGGTTACAAACAAAACTGGATGCCTGCCGTCGTTCCAGGACCTGCATCCAGAGACGGCAGCGAATACGAAAGGACGAACTGCTCTTGGGCCTGGTCCAGCCTCAGAAATAAGgatgaaggtgaggaagaagaggacagaggagaggagcgttCAATGGAAACTCTTCTGGGAGGTTGGGTTTTAGAAATGCCAGAGTAG